The following proteins are encoded in a genomic region of Anabas testudineus chromosome 13, fAnaTes1.2, whole genome shotgun sequence:
- the si:dkey-54n8.4 gene encoding coiled-coil domain-containing protein 92, with the protein MGEESSTGRQVESVERSMMFLRQEHLTLLHGLHLEILSLQKRCSELTSELKVKPPGRSQIELQEEEELLEAHCRNVENRLADQECTLGELRKELSHKGALVGALRANLKEKERHFLEELKRRSHCSTILNTELQKQTEAAAYLSFQLHAAKQKLHHQRMQQRQGLLARANSQGAQYDAEQSSVSPQMPLGVSPSSPVVKPKRKTTRASSRVERARECVPIEKVMGPAEPTAMPDPALFLHPRRHRARSRHTVAHRQPPLGLGKDEEEGGGEGPVEPHDEAARLVSSAAAPPAAETKAD; encoded by the exons ATGGGTGAGGAGAGCAGCACGGGTCGACAGGTAGAGAGTGTGGAGAGGAGCATGATGTTCCTCAGGCAGGAGCACCTCACTCTGCTCCACGGCCTCCACCTGGAGATCCTGTCCCTGCAGAAACGATGCTCAG AGTTGACCAGTGAGCTGAAGGTGAAGCCTCCAGGCAGAAGCCAAATAg AGTtacaggaagaagaggagcttCTGGAGGCCCATTGTCGGAATGTGGAAAACCGTCTAGCAGATCAGGAGTGCACTTTAGGAGAGCTTCGAAAGGAGCTGAGCCATAAAGGTGCTTTGGTGGGAGCTCTCAGAGCCAATCTCAAGGAAAAGGAGCGCCACTTCCTGGAGGAGCTCAAACGCCGCAGCCACTGCTCAACTATCCttaacacagagctgcagaagcaAACGGAAGCAGCAGCATACCTCTCCTTCCAGCTGCATGCTGCCAAGCAGAAACTTCACCACCAGCGGATGCAGCAGAGACAAGGACTCCTGGCCAGAGCCAACAGTCAGGGGGCCCAATATGATGCAGAGCAGAGCTCTGTTTCTCCACAGATGCCGTTAGGGGTGTCCCCTTCCTCTCCTGTGGTTAAACCGAAGCGAAAGACCACCAGAGCATCTTCGAGAGTGGAGCGTGCCCGGGAGTGTGTGCCTATTGAGAAAGTTATGGGCCCTGCAGAGCCCACGGCCATGCCGGATCCCGCGCTCTTCCTCCACCCTCGGAGGCACAGAGCTCGATCCAGGCACACTGTGGCACACAGACAGCCTCCACTGGGCCTGGGcaaggatgaggaggaaggaggtggGGAGGGCCCTGTGGAGCCACATGATGAAGCTGCCAGACTAGTGTCTTCAGCAGCAGCGCCCCCTGCTGCTGAGACAAAGGCAGATTAG